One genomic window of Danaus plexippus chromosome 23, MEX_DaPlex, whole genome shotgun sequence includes the following:
- the LOC116774773 gene encoding E3 ubiquitin-protein transferase MAEA: protein MNEIKSLEHATLKVPYEIFNKRYRNAQRVLDVEARQVATSVSDLDATTKKGATVGEIDSLLGGMVEKLTTMKRKASEAITEEVQAAFVCKKRLEHLKEQAESLSDTSAPQAKTQINQWRKVRLDRMLVDYFLRNGYYESANKLADARELRDLTNVDIYAAASEVEYELSLRRTARCLQWCADNRSKLRKLNSTMEFKIRIQEFIELVREDRRLEAVRYAKKHFSTFEEGQLEDIQHCMGMLAFPKDTEVEPYQSLLGSWRWDALVAQFRWEHARLLHPARLPALPVALQLGLAALNTPQCYKDSTKVSTCPACAAPLNALARTLPHAHVSHSRLVCRLSRLPLNEHNQPMVLPNGQVYGEKALKEMMKEHGSIICPKTKEVFCMKRVEKVYVM, encoded by the exons ATGAACGAAATAAAGTCGTTAGAACACGCTACATTgaag gtGCCCTATGAGATATTCAACAAACGGTATCGTAATGCTCAGCGTGTATTGGATGTAGAGGCTCGTCAGGTTGCTACATCGGTTAGTGACTTGGACGCAACAACTAAGAAGGGGGCGACAGTCGGTGAAATTGATTCACTATTAGGTGGAATG gtagaaaaattaacaacaatGAAACGTAAAGCATCCGAGGCTATAACTGAGGAGGTGCAGGCTGCGTTTGTATGTAAGAAGAGGTTGGAACATCTCAAAGAACAGGCCGAATCACTTTCAGACACAAGTGCCCCACAGGCTAAG actCAGATCAATCAATGGCGTAAGGTCCGTTTGGACAGAATGTTGGTTGATTATTTCCTCCGTAATGGCTACTATGAGTCTGCCAACAAGCTGGCTGATGCTCGCGAGCTTAGAGATCTCACTAACGTTG ATATCTACGCGGCAGCATCCGAAGTAGAGTACGAGTTGTCCCTCCGGCGAACCGCTCGCTGTCTCCAGTGGTGTGCCGACAACAGGTCCAAGCTGAGGAAACTCAACTCCACCATGGAGTTCAAGATACGGATACAG GAGTTCATAGAGCTGGTCCGCGAGGACAGGCGCCTGGAGGCCGTCAGGTACGCCAAGAAACACTTCTCGACCTTCGAGGAAGGTCAGCTTGAGGATATACAGCACTGTATGGGGATGCTGGCCTTCCCCAAGGACACAG AGGTGGAGCCCTATCAGTCCCTGCTGGGTTCCTGGCGCTGGGACGCCCTGGTGGCTCAGTTCCGCTGGGAACACGCCCGTCTGCTGCACCCCGCGCGCCTGCCCGCCCTGCCCGTGgcgctgcagctcggcctggCCGCTCTCAATACGC CTCAGTGTTACAAGGACAGCACTAAGGTGTCGACGTGCCCGGCGTGCGCGGCGCCGCTGAACGCGCTGGCCCGCACGCTGCCGCACGCGCACGTGTCCCACTCCCGGCTGGTGTGCCGCCTGTCCCGCCTGCCGCTCAACGAACACAACCAGCCCATGGTGCTGCCTAACGGACAGGTCTATGGAGAGAAG gCCTTGAAGGAAATGATGAAGGAGCACGGATCCATTATCTGTCCGAAAACAAAGGAAGTGTTCTGTATGAAGCGCGTCGAGAAAGTATACGTCATGTAG
- the LOC116774735 gene encoding zinc transporter ZIP13 homolog — protein MASAENLMAGFLPEYFYTFVEELDEHPWLFSALASVLVGLSGILPLLIIPIDETANFKDGAGAATLRILLSFAVGGLLGDVFLHLLPEAWHHDMMSSKGGEVSMKCGIWVLVGMLVFVIVEKLFASSEEEDPKVEAVEIEDIEILLRAQKRHTENGSLTDKQMMETCVFNNNTKGDAVCCSAVSTCGYKGSRWMGRCLLREAREKSLMNKQKNDKKDVAGYLNLMANSIDNFTHGLAVGGSFLVGFRVGLLTTFAILVHEIPHEVGDFAILLKSGFSRWEAAKAQIATAAAGLLGAMTAVVFSGASNAIEARTSWIAPFTAGGFLHIALVTVLPELLREHDRLESAKHLAALLAGLALMAALNHYCG, from the exons atggcgAGTGCGGAGAATTTAATGGCGGGATTTTTacctgaatatttttatacttttgtgGAGGAATTAGACGAACATCCCTGGTTATTTTCGGCTCTCGCATCAGTTCTGGTCGGTTTGAGTGGAATCTTGCCTTTGCTAATCATACCCATCGATGAAACTGCCAACTTTAAAGACGGCg CTGGCGCTGCGACTCTCCGTATCCTATTGAGCTTTGCTGTGGGCGGTCTGCTGGGAGACGTGTTCCTTCACCTGCTACCGGAGGCATGGCATCACGACATGATGAGCAGTAAAG GGGGTGAGGTGTCAATGAAGTGTGGGATATGGGTTCTGGTGGGAATGCTGGTGTTCGTGATAGTCGAGAAGCTGTTTGCCAGCTCGGAGGAGGAGGATCCCAAGGTCGAGGCCGTGGAGATAGAAGACATCGAGATCCTGTTACGAGCGCAGAAGAGACACACGGAAAACGGGTCGTTGACCGACAAACAGATGATGGAGACCTGTGtcttcaataataatacaaaag GTGATGCAGTGTGCTGCAGCGCTGTATCCACCTGCGGGTACAAGGGCTCCAGGTGGATGGGCAGGTGTCTGCTCAGGGAGGCTCGGGAGAAGAGTTTGATGAACAAACAGAAGAACGACAAAAAAGAT GTGGCGGGTTACCTGAACCTGATGGCCAACTCCATAGACAACTTCACCCACGGCCTGGCGGTGGGCGGTTCCTTCCTCGTGGGCTTCAGAGTGGGGCTGCTCACTACATTCGCTATACTCG TCCATGAAATCCCTCACGAGGTCGGTGACTTCGCGATCCTCCTCAAGAGCGGCTTCTCCAGGTGGGAGGCGGCGAAAGCTCAGATC gcgACGGCTGCGGCCGGGCTTTTGGGGGCTATGACGGCGGTCGTGTTCAGCGGAGCTAGCAACGCTAtcg AGGCCCGCACGTCATGGATCGCTCCGTTCACGGCGGGCGGGTTCCTGCACATCGCGTTGGTGACGGTGCTGCCCGAGCTGCTGCGGGAGCACGACCGCCTCGAGTCCGCCAAGCACCTGGCCGCCTTACTGGCGGGCCTGGCGCTCATGGCCGCACTCAACCATTACTGCGGATGA
- the LOC116774802 gene encoding F-box/LRR-repeat protein 2 isoform X3 encodes MDSWGILNVDTAAAAISRDDMTSSFRRKQTMTIEKLPDKVLLNIFSYLSHREICRMATVCKRWRMVAYDTKLWTHVSLRPEISGLHVGSLESLLALISIRFGPSLRYIELPIELITHTVLHELAAKCPNLTHMLLDFSTAMQLHDFSEMQAFPTKLRYLCICLSEVIFMEGFMRKIYNFINGLEILHLIGTYEKVEEEEEEIYEVINVHKLKSATPNLRVINLYGINFVDDSHIDAFSSNCIQLECLAVNFCNKVTGSTMKTLFQRSRRLTCLLMHGCSLQSENVMQVEWEKSSIQELDVTATDLSTECLIDMLTRIPSLRFLSAGQINGFNDTVLKAWMEAGTARNLVALDVDASDNLSDEALHRFLSRHGGALHALALAGMPHITDQLWQSVLSLLTNAKILIMGTQERLGVNIHVDQLMDGIANSCPNLERLELRWDPENLRFSDKSQKAIDILRVKCLKLKCLVLSDGRYYEIVKANFERADRTTVVRTSTNCRVSNYYLLSNYKDLIFN; translated from the exons atggattCCTGGGGTATATTGAACGTTGACACCGCGGCCGCGGCCATATCTAGAGATGATATGACTTCTAGTTTTCGACGTAAACAGACTATG ACTATAGAGAAGTTACCAGACAAGGTATTGCTTAATATCTTCTCGTACTTGTCCCACCGTGAGATATGTCGTATGGCCACCGTGTGTAAGAGATGGCGAATGGTGGCATACGACACAAAACTATGGACGCACGTTAGTTTGAGACCCGAAATATCTGGACTCCATGTTG GCTCACTGGAGTCTCTCCTTGCGTTAATATCAATAAGGTTCGGACCGTCTCTACGATACATAGAGCTGCCAATAGAGTTGATAACTCACACAGTATTACACGAACTGGCCGCTAAATGTCCTAATTTAACTCACATGTTATTAGACTTCAGTACag CCATGCAGCTTCACGACTTCTCCGAGATGCAGGCGTTTCCTACTAAGTTGCGTTATTTGTGTATTTGTCTGTCCGAAGTTATCTTCATGGAAGGTTTCATGAGGAAGATTTACAATTTCATAAATGGACtggaaatattacatttaatag GTACGTACGAGAAGGTCGAAGAGGAGGAGGAGGAGATATACGAGGTCATAAACGTTCACAAATTAAAATCAGCGACGCCCAACTTGAGGGTCATTAACTTGTACGGGATCAACTTCGTGGACGACTCACACATAGACGCGTTCAGCTCCAACTGTATACAG CTGGAATGTCTGGCCGTGAACTTCTGTAACAAGGTGACCGGTTCCACTATGAAGACGTTGTTCCAGCGCTCCAGAAGACTCACCTGTCTCTTGATGCACGGATGTA GTCTCCAGTCAGAGAACGTGATGCAGGTGGAGTGGGAGAAGTCTTCCATCCAGGAGTTGGACGTGACCGCCACGGACCTGTCGACGGAGTGCCTCATAGACATGCTCACCAGGATACCGAGCCTCAGGTTCCTCTCCGCCGGACAGATCAATGGATTCAACGACACCGTGCTGAAAGCTTGGATGGAAGCCGGCACTGCCAG GAACCTCGTAGCGCTGGATGTGGACGCGTCAGACAACCTGTCGGACGAGGCGCTGCACCGGTTCCTGTCGCGCCACGGCGGAGCGCTGCACGCGCTGGCGCTGGCCGGCATGCCGCACATCACCGACCAGCTGTGGCAGAGCGTGCTGTCGCTCCTCACTAACGCCAA GATCTTAATCATGGGAACACAGGAGCGACTCGGCGTCAACATCCACGTCGACCAG CTGATGGACGGTATAGCCAACAGCTGCCCCAACCTCGAGAGGCTGGAGCTGAGGTGGGACCCCGAGAACCTCCGATTCAGCGACAAGAGCCAGAAAGCTATAGACATTCTGCGCGTCAAATGCTTGAAACTCAAGTGTCTCGTCCTGAG CGACGGCCGCTACTACGAGATAGTGAAGGCCAACTTCGAGCGCGCGGACCGCACCACGGTGGTGCGCACGTCCACCAACTGCCGAGTGTCCAACTACTACCTGCTCTCCAACTACAAGGACCTCATATTTAATTGA
- the LOC116774802 gene encoding F-box/LRR-repeat protein 2 isoform X1 yields the protein MDSWGILNVDTAAAAISRDDMTSSFRRKQTMDITMPFHPEKDFHLQMLMLLINSDVEPQIDEPSDEEPTPPPRNKRKKHTIEKLPDKVLLNIFSYLSHREICRMATVCKRWRMVAYDTKLWTHVSLRPEISGLHVGSLESLLALISIRFGPSLRYIELPIELITHTVLHELAAKCPNLTHMLLDFSTAMQLHDFSEMQAFPTKLRYLCICLSEVIFMEGFMRKIYNFINGLEILHLIGTYEKVEEEEEEIYEVINVHKLKSATPNLRVINLYGINFVDDSHIDAFSSNCIQLECLAVNFCNKVTGSTMKTLFQRSRRLTCLLMHGCSLQSENVMQVEWEKSSIQELDVTATDLSTECLIDMLTRIPSLRFLSAGQINGFNDTVLKAWMEAGTARNLVALDVDASDNLSDEALHRFLSRHGGALHALALAGMPHITDQLWQSVLSLLTNAKILIMGTQERLGVNIHVDQLMDGIANSCPNLERLELRWDPENLRFSDKSQKAIDILRVKCLKLKCLVLSDGRYYEIVKANFERADRTTVVRTSTNCRVSNYYLLSNYKDLIFN from the exons atggattCCTGGGGTATATTGAACGTTGACACCGCGGCCGCGGCCATATCTAGAGATGATATGACTTCTAGTTTTCGACGTAAACAGACTATG GATATAACAATGCCGTTTCATCCGGAAAAAGACTTCCACTTGCAGATGCTAATGCTTCTTATTAACTCAGACGTTGAACCCCAAATTGACGAGCCCTCCGATGAGGAACCGACCCCTCCTCCCaggaataaaagaaaaaaacat ACTATAGAGAAGTTACCAGACAAGGTATTGCTTAATATCTTCTCGTACTTGTCCCACCGTGAGATATGTCGTATGGCCACCGTGTGTAAGAGATGGCGAATGGTGGCATACGACACAAAACTATGGACGCACGTTAGTTTGAGACCCGAAATATCTGGACTCCATGTTG GCTCACTGGAGTCTCTCCTTGCGTTAATATCAATAAGGTTCGGACCGTCTCTACGATACATAGAGCTGCCAATAGAGTTGATAACTCACACAGTATTACACGAACTGGCCGCTAAATGTCCTAATTTAACTCACATGTTATTAGACTTCAGTACag CCATGCAGCTTCACGACTTCTCCGAGATGCAGGCGTTTCCTACTAAGTTGCGTTATTTGTGTATTTGTCTGTCCGAAGTTATCTTCATGGAAGGTTTCATGAGGAAGATTTACAATTTCATAAATGGACtggaaatattacatttaatag GTACGTACGAGAAGGTCGAAGAGGAGGAGGAGGAGATATACGAGGTCATAAACGTTCACAAATTAAAATCAGCGACGCCCAACTTGAGGGTCATTAACTTGTACGGGATCAACTTCGTGGACGACTCACACATAGACGCGTTCAGCTCCAACTGTATACAG CTGGAATGTCTGGCCGTGAACTTCTGTAACAAGGTGACCGGTTCCACTATGAAGACGTTGTTCCAGCGCTCCAGAAGACTCACCTGTCTCTTGATGCACGGATGTA GTCTCCAGTCAGAGAACGTGATGCAGGTGGAGTGGGAGAAGTCTTCCATCCAGGAGTTGGACGTGACCGCCACGGACCTGTCGACGGAGTGCCTCATAGACATGCTCACCAGGATACCGAGCCTCAGGTTCCTCTCCGCCGGACAGATCAATGGATTCAACGACACCGTGCTGAAAGCTTGGATGGAAGCCGGCACTGCCAG GAACCTCGTAGCGCTGGATGTGGACGCGTCAGACAACCTGTCGGACGAGGCGCTGCACCGGTTCCTGTCGCGCCACGGCGGAGCGCTGCACGCGCTGGCGCTGGCCGGCATGCCGCACATCACCGACCAGCTGTGGCAGAGCGTGCTGTCGCTCCTCACTAACGCCAA GATCTTAATCATGGGAACACAGGAGCGACTCGGCGTCAACATCCACGTCGACCAG CTGATGGACGGTATAGCCAACAGCTGCCCCAACCTCGAGAGGCTGGAGCTGAGGTGGGACCCCGAGAACCTCCGATTCAGCGACAAGAGCCAGAAAGCTATAGACATTCTGCGCGTCAAATGCTTGAAACTCAAGTGTCTCGTCCTGAG CGACGGCCGCTACTACGAGATAGTGAAGGCCAACTTCGAGCGCGCGGACCGCACCACGGTGGTGCGCACGTCCACCAACTGCCGAGTGTCCAACTACTACCTGCTCTCCAACTACAAGGACCTCATATTTAATTGA
- the LOC116774802 gene encoding F-box/LRR-repeat protein 2 isoform X2, producing the protein MDIPTDVWGQLALEASQVYLTEGGQLRSPFANTTIEKLPDKVLLNIFSYLSHREICRMATVCKRWRMVAYDTKLWTHVSLRPEISGLHVGSLESLLALISIRFGPSLRYIELPIELITHTVLHELAAKCPNLTHMLLDFSTAMQLHDFSEMQAFPTKLRYLCICLSEVIFMEGFMRKIYNFINGLEILHLIGTYEKVEEEEEEIYEVINVHKLKSATPNLRVINLYGINFVDDSHIDAFSSNCIQLECLAVNFCNKVTGSTMKTLFQRSRRLTCLLMHGCSLQSENVMQVEWEKSSIQELDVTATDLSTECLIDMLTRIPSLRFLSAGQINGFNDTVLKAWMEAGTARNLVALDVDASDNLSDEALHRFLSRHGGALHALALAGMPHITDQLWQSVLSLLTNAKILIMGTQERLGVNIHVDQLMDGIANSCPNLERLELRWDPENLRFSDKSQKAIDILRVKCLKLKCLVLSDGRYYEIVKANFERADRTTVVRTSTNCRVSNYYLLSNYKDLIFN; encoded by the exons ATGGATATACCGACGGATGTATGGGGACAGCTGGCTCTCGAGGCGAGTCAGGTTTACCTGACCGAGGGCGGACAGTTGAGAAGTCCATTCGCGAATACG ACTATAGAGAAGTTACCAGACAAGGTATTGCTTAATATCTTCTCGTACTTGTCCCACCGTGAGATATGTCGTATGGCCACCGTGTGTAAGAGATGGCGAATGGTGGCATACGACACAAAACTATGGACGCACGTTAGTTTGAGACCCGAAATATCTGGACTCCATGTTG GCTCACTGGAGTCTCTCCTTGCGTTAATATCAATAAGGTTCGGACCGTCTCTACGATACATAGAGCTGCCAATAGAGTTGATAACTCACACAGTATTACACGAACTGGCCGCTAAATGTCCTAATTTAACTCACATGTTATTAGACTTCAGTACag CCATGCAGCTTCACGACTTCTCCGAGATGCAGGCGTTTCCTACTAAGTTGCGTTATTTGTGTATTTGTCTGTCCGAAGTTATCTTCATGGAAGGTTTCATGAGGAAGATTTACAATTTCATAAATGGACtggaaatattacatttaatag GTACGTACGAGAAGGTCGAAGAGGAGGAGGAGGAGATATACGAGGTCATAAACGTTCACAAATTAAAATCAGCGACGCCCAACTTGAGGGTCATTAACTTGTACGGGATCAACTTCGTGGACGACTCACACATAGACGCGTTCAGCTCCAACTGTATACAG CTGGAATGTCTGGCCGTGAACTTCTGTAACAAGGTGACCGGTTCCACTATGAAGACGTTGTTCCAGCGCTCCAGAAGACTCACCTGTCTCTTGATGCACGGATGTA GTCTCCAGTCAGAGAACGTGATGCAGGTGGAGTGGGAGAAGTCTTCCATCCAGGAGTTGGACGTGACCGCCACGGACCTGTCGACGGAGTGCCTCATAGACATGCTCACCAGGATACCGAGCCTCAGGTTCCTCTCCGCCGGACAGATCAATGGATTCAACGACACCGTGCTGAAAGCTTGGATGGAAGCCGGCACTGCCAG GAACCTCGTAGCGCTGGATGTGGACGCGTCAGACAACCTGTCGGACGAGGCGCTGCACCGGTTCCTGTCGCGCCACGGCGGAGCGCTGCACGCGCTGGCGCTGGCCGGCATGCCGCACATCACCGACCAGCTGTGGCAGAGCGTGCTGTCGCTCCTCACTAACGCCAA GATCTTAATCATGGGAACACAGGAGCGACTCGGCGTCAACATCCACGTCGACCAG CTGATGGACGGTATAGCCAACAGCTGCCCCAACCTCGAGAGGCTGGAGCTGAGGTGGGACCCCGAGAACCTCCGATTCAGCGACAAGAGCCAGAAAGCTATAGACATTCTGCGCGTCAAATGCTTGAAACTCAAGTGTCTCGTCCTGAG CGACGGCCGCTACTACGAGATAGTGAAGGCCAACTTCGAGCGCGCGGACCGCACCACGGTGGTGCGCACGTCCACCAACTGCCGAGTGTCCAACTACTACCTGCTCTCCAACTACAAGGACCTCATATTTAATTGA
- the LOC116774691 gene encoding protein TRC8 homolog — protein sequence MMSLRSKALALVEVLLRVPPLFVVDEFLKISLGLPVSTGEEVSLLSNVTIDHVDITDADGNYYDSNFYNTFVFTLVKFFVCCLGCMTALCIFVLYTKHLIIVYLYLMSLGIVFVSYWTNVSAIKQIQTLIQTATTPHSASILEDILDLNLKRLLDLEGPGILVIQNFAIQFILSVLFRNVHLGPRHPTIQKLLPLSFMAPSFLAMLPVSQNVLHHSPVFSSLLPLVLVQYAIWASSYDVIQVIYAGYQHGRLFVSHNGLSALVETEWMRLNVPCVLRVFWVMRVAEHAILLLMETYDDEGDEGLKVSTLLAVQSLASMAKSLLVTGCETITAVLGMTSVISFFCHYIGNFFQWILLTEEEEDKSIGTVSAILFYILALQTGLTSLNPEKRFIRLCRNFCLLFTALLHFLHNIVNPMLMSLSAAHNPSTHRHVRALGVCAFLIIFPISLLVYLWSQHSISTWLLAVSVFSIEVIVKVIVSLMIYSLFLFDAYRSTFWEKLDDYVYYIRAFGNTIEFCFGIFLFFNGAWILLFESGGAIRAVMMCIHAYFNIWCEARAGWSVFMKRRTAVNKINSLKEASADQLHRLDDVCAICYQEMHSAKITRCNHFFHGVCLRKWLYVQDRCPLCHDILYKIDNDPNKDNGSEAANEENSNNQNLLLEDEPDLLLNDVR from the exons ATGATGTCTTTGAGGTCGAAAGCCCTTGCGCTGGTGGAGGTATTATTGCGGGTGCCCCCATTGTTTGTGGTGGATGAGTTCCTGAAGATAAGCCTGGGGCTGCCGGTGTCCACTGGCGAGGAAGTGTCGCTGTTGTCCAACGTGACTATTGACCACGTAGATATAACAGACGCAGACGGCAATTACTATGACTCCAACTTCTACAACACTTTCGTCTTCACACTCGTTAAATTCTTCGTATGTTGTCTGG GATGTATGACAGCGCTGTGCATATTCGTGCTCTATACAAAACACCTCATCATAGTCTACTTGTATCTAATGTCGCTAGGGATAGTGTTCGTGTCGTATTGGACAAACGTGTCCGCCATCAAACAGATCCAGACTCTGATACAGACGGCGACCACTCCGCACTCGGCCAGTATACTGGAGGACATCCTGGACTTGAATCTAAAAAGACTGCTCGATCTCGAAGGTCCCGGTATACTGGTTATCCAGAACTTCGCCATACAGTTCATACTGTCGGTCCTGTTTAGAAATGTACATCTCGGGCCTCGACATCCGACTATCCAGAAGCTGTTGCCGTTAAGCTTCATGGCTCCGTCTTTCCTGGCGATGCTGCCGGTGTCGCAGAATGTATTGCATCACTCCCCCGTGTTCTCGTCGCTGTTGCCGTTGGTGCTGGTGCAGTACGCGATATGGGCGTCCAGCTATGACGTCATACAAGTAATCTACGCCGGCTACCAGCACGGAAGACTGTTCGTCAGTCACAACGGCTTGTCCGCGCTGGTGGAGACGGAATGGATGAGGCTGAACGTGCCCTGTGTGTTGAGAGTGTTCTGGGTGATGCGTGTCGCTGAGCACGCGATACTGCTGCTCATGGAGACCTACGATGACGAGGGTGACGAAGGCCTGAAGGTGTCAACGCTGCTGGCCGTACAGTCGCTCGCCTCCATGGCCAAGTCCTTGTTAGTGACGGGTTGCGAAACCATAACGGCCGTCTTGGGCATGACTTCCGTGATATCGTTCTTCTGCCACTACATCGGTAACTTCTTCCAATGGATACTGCTGACGGAGGAGGAGGAGGATAAGAGTATAGGCACAGTGTCAGCTATACTGTTTTACATACTCGCCCTCCAGACGGGACTGACCTCTTTGAATCCGGAGAAGAGATTCATCCGTTTGTGCCGAAATTTCTGCTTACTATTCACGGCTCTGCTGCATTTCCTGCATAACATAGTGAATCCGATGCTGATGTCATTGAGTGCGGCCCACAATCCGAGCACACACAGGCACGTGCGAGCGCTGGGCGTGTGCGCTTTTCTCATAATCTTCCCGATATCGCTACTGGTGTACCTCTGGTCCCAGCACTCCATCTCCACCTGGCTGCTCGCGGTCAGCGTGTTCAGCATAGAGGTCATCGTCAAAGTCATCGTCAGCCTGATGATATACTCGCTCTTCCTGTTCGACGCCTACAGGAGCACGTTCTGGGAGAAGCTGGACGACTACGTGTACTACATACGAGCGTTCGGCAACACCATAGAGTTCTGTTTCGGTATCTTCCTGTTCTTCAACGGCGCCTGGATATTGCTGTTCGAGTCGGGCGGCGCCATCCGCGCGGTCATGATGTGCATACACGCGTACTTCAACATCTGGTGCGAGGCGAGGGCCGGCTGGTCGGTGTTCATGAAGCGGCGCACGGCCGTCAACAAGATAAACTCGCTGAAGGAGGCCTCCGCGGACCAGCTCCACCGACTGGACGACGTCTGCGCGATCTGCTACCAGGAGATGCACTCGGCCAAGATAACGAGGTGCAACCACTTCTTCCACGGCGTCTGTCTCAGGAAGTGGCTATACGTCCAGGACAGGTGTCCGCTGTGCCACGACATCCTGTACAAGATAGACAACGACCCGAACAAGGACAACGGCTCGGAGGCAGCCAACGAGGAGAACAGCAACAACCAGAACCTGCTGCTCGAAGACGAACCCGACCTCCTGTTGAACGACGTGAGGTGA